One Panicum virgatum strain AP13 chromosome 3N, P.virgatum_v5, whole genome shotgun sequence DNA segment encodes these proteins:
- the LOC120667311 gene encoding kelch-like protein 17 isoform X2, producing the protein MVPFMFQRFALAATELNGTIYAAGGYDGSMYLQSAERYDQREGVWVRLPSMNTRRGCHTLTVLGESLYAIGGYNGDKIVSSVEIYDPRLNAWRMGDPMSSPRGYAAAVNLDGSVYRSPMCRSWIPWKFTVRALDGQLLVSVHSGRGPLHLPLSCSYTTDQELSVHSIRFNIVLPFP; encoded by the exons ATGGTACCATTTATGTTCCAGCGGTTCGCTCTTGCTGCAACCGAATTGAATGGTACCATTTATGCAGCTGGTGGATATGATGGAAGCATGTACTTACA ATCAGCAGAAAGGTATGACCAAAGGGAGGGCGTCTGGGTCCGGCTTCCAAGCATGAATACAAGGAGAGGATGCCACACCCTAACTGTCCTGGGAGAAAGCCT ATACGCAATTGGAGGATACAATGGCGACAAGATTGTCTCTAGCGTTGAGATCTATGACCCTCGCCTCAATGCCTGGAGGATGGGTGATCCCATGAGCTCCCCAAGAGGATACGCTGCTGCAGTGAATCTGGATGGCAGCGTATACCGCAGTCCAATGTGCAGATCCTGGATACC GTGGAAGTTTACAGTGCGAGCTCTGGATGGTCAACTCTTGGTTTCAGTTCACTCGGGAAGAGGACCTTTGCATCTGCCGTTGTCATGTAGCTACACGACAGATCAGGAACTTAGTGTTCATAGCATCAGGTTTAACATAGTGCTGCCTTTCCCATGA
- the LOC120667311 gene encoding pentatricopeptide repeat-containing protein At5g16860-like isoform X1 — MLFNLPKAAKRIGVKFLSVASAECFGQDISPMHFASLLKECRSVNTVRQIHQKIIASSLLSCPASLLSVSLPPLPSHSYVSPKSLGTGVVASYLACGATSDALLMLERVTPSPAVWWNLLIREHIKEGHLDRAIGVSCRMLRAGTRPDHFTLPYTLKACGELPSYRCGSTFHGLICCNGFESNVYVCNALVAMYARCGSLDDASLVFDEITWRGIDDVISWNSIVAAHVKGNNPWTALDLFSKMAMIVHEKATNDRSDIISIVNILPACGSLKALLQTKEIHGYAIRNGTFPDAFVCNSLIDTYAKCGSMEDAVKIFNAMEFKDVVSWNAMVTGYSQNGDFEAAFKIFKNMRKEDIPLDVITWSAVISGYAQRGCGQEALDTFRQMLIYGSEPNSITIISLLSACASLGALSQGMETHAYSLKKCLLLLDNHFGGDGDGEDLIVHNALIDMYSKCRSFKAAHLIFDYIPRKERNVVTWTVMIGGYAQYGDSNDALKLFSEMISKPYAVAPNAYTISCILMACAHLDALRVGRQIHAYVTRHHQYEASMYFVANCLIDMYSKCGDVDTARNVFDNMPKRNEVSWTSMMSGYGMHGRGTEVVDIFEKMQKAGFVPDDICFLVLLYACSHSGMVDQGLDYFDSMRKDYGVVASAEHYACVIDLLARSGRLDKAWKTVQEMPMEPTAVIWVALLSACRVHSNVELAEYALNKLIDMKAENDGSYTLISNLYATARRWKDVARIRQLMKKSGIKKRPGCSWVQSKKGTASFFVGDRSHPLSPEIYALLGRLIDHIKAMGYVPETDFALHDVDDEEKNNLLAEHSEKLALAYGLLTTSPGCPIRITKNLRVCGDCHSAFTYISKIVDHEIIVRDSSRFHHFKNGSCSCGNYW; from the coding sequence ATGCTCTTCAACTTGCCGAAAGCAGCAAAACGAATTGGAGTGAAGTTTCTATCAGTTGCAAGTGCAGAATGCTTTGGTCAAGATATCTCCCCGATGCATTTTGCATCCCTGTTAAAGGAATGCAGGTCTGTGAATACAGTTCGTCAAATTCACCAGAAGATAATTGCTTCGAGTCTTCTTTCTTGTCCAGCATCGTTGCTGTCAGTGTCACTTCCACCGCTTCCATCACATTCATATGTATCACCAAAATCTTTGGGTACTGGTGTTGTAGCTTCTTATCTTGCTTGTGGTGCTACAAGCGATGCTCTTTTAATGTTGGAGCGTGTCACACCATCACCAGCCGTATGGTGGAATCTACTCATACGAGAACATATCAAGGAAGGCCACCTTGACAGGGCAATTGGTGTGTCTTGCCGCATGTTGCGTGCTGGAACTCGGCCAGACCATTTTACTCTGCCATATACACTAAAAGCATGTGGAGAGCTACCTTCATACCGTTGTGGTAGCACATTCCATGGACTCATATGTTGCAATGGATTTGAGTCAAATGTCTATGTATGCAATGCTTTGGTGGCAATGTATGCACGCTGTGGTTCTTTGGATGATGCCAGTCTGGTGTTTGATGAAATAACTTGGAGGGGAATTGATGATGTTATCTCATGGAATTCGATTGTTGCTGCCCATGTTAAGGGTAATAATCCATGGACTGCATTAGACCTTTTTTCAAAGATGGCAATGATTGTCCATGAGAAAGCTACAAATGATAGATCAGATATCATTAGCATTGTCAACATTCTTCCAGCATGTGGTTCTCTAAAGGCATTGCTTCAAACTAAAGAAATTCATGGCTATGCCATTCGGAATGGCACATTTCCAGATGCTTTTGTGTGCAATTCCCTGATTGATACCTACGCAAAGTGCGGGTCAATGGAGGATGCAGTAAAGATTTTCAATGCAATGGAATTCAAAGATGTGGTTTCTTGGAATGCAATGGTTACTGGGTACTCCCAAAATGGGGACTTTGAGGCAGCCTTTAAGATTTTCAAGAATATGCGCAAAGAAGATATCCCACTAGATGTGATAACATGGAGTGCTGTAATTTCAGGTTATGCTCAGAGGGGATGCGGCCAAGAGGCCCTTGACACTTTCCGGCAAATGCTTATTTATGGATCAGAGCCAAATTCTATCACAATCATCTCTCTGTTGTCTGCCTGCGCTTCCTTGGGAGCATTGTCTCAGGGTATGGAAACTCACGCTTATTCTCTGAAGAAATGCCTTCTACTATTGGATAATCATTTTGGTGGTGATGGGGATGGTGAGGATCTAATAGTGCACAATGCATTGATAGATATGTACTCAAAGTGCAGAAGCTTCAAAGCTGCACATTTGATATTTGATTACATACCTCGAAAGGAACGCAATGTGGTAACTTGGACTGTCATGATTGGTGGGTATGCGCAATACGGGGACTCAAATGATGCACTCAAGCTTTTCTCAGAGATGATTTCAAAACCTTATGCAGTTGCCCCAAATGCTTACACAATTTCCTGCATTTTGATGGCCTGTGCACATTTGGATGCTCTTCGTGTGGGTAGGCAGATTCATGCTTATGTCACCCGCCACCATCAGTATGAAGCATCTATGTACTTCGTGGCAAACTGCCTTATCGATATGTACTCAAAGTGTGGTGATGTTGATACTGCTAGAAATGTATTTGATAACATGCCTAAAAGGAATGAAGTATCTTGGACTTCAATGATGTCAGGATATGGAATGCATGGTCGTGGTACTGAGGTCGTGGATATATTTGAGAAAATGCAGAAGGCAGGCTTTGTTCCTGATGATATTTGCTTCCTGGTTCTTCTTTACGCTTGCAGCCATTCAGGCATGGTTGATCAGGGCTTGGATTACTTCGATAGCATGCGTAAAGATTATGGTGTAGTTGCGAGCGCAGAGCATTATGCTTGTGTTATTGACTTGCTGGCTCGCTCTGGGAGATTAGATAAGGCATGGAAAACAGTTCAGGAAATGCCAATGGAGCCTACTGCAGTAATCTGGGTCGCATTACTTAGTGCCTGCAGAGTACATTCAAATGTGGAACTTGCTGAATATGCTCTGAACAAACTAATTGATATGAAAGCAGAGAACGATGGATCCTACACACTGATCTCCAACTTATATGCCACTGCAAGGCGGTGGAAAGATGTAGCAAGAATCAGACAGCTGATGAAGAAATCAGGGATTAAGAAGAGGCCAGGATGCAGCTGGGTCCAGAGTAAGAAAGGCACTGCGTCTTTCTTTGTTGGAGATCGTTCACACCCTCTATCTCCAGAGATATATGCTCTTTTAGGGAGACTAATAGATCACATCAAGGCTATGGGTTATGTCCCAGAGACAGACTTCGCATTGCATGATGTCGATGATGAGGAGAAAAATAACCTTCTTGCTGAACACAGTGAGAAGCTTGCTCTCGCATATGGCCTCCTCACGACTTCCCCTGGTTGTCCCATACGAATCACAAAGAACTTGCGTGTCTGTGGCGATTGTCACAGTGCATTCACTTACATATCTAAGATTGTTGACCATGAGATCATAGTGCGTGACTCCAGTCGCTTCCATCATTTCAAGAATGGCTCATGCTCCTGTGGTAACTATTGGTGA